One stretch of Flavobacterium sp. 9 DNA includes these proteins:
- a CDS encoding DUF6646 family protein, which yields MKKIITLLFLVSFGITQAQQAFKGKGDIKVNVGANLQDGGSGIQGSVDFGLGENFSFGFVANYLLGVDNFNGFYHNNPTPYTDKKPDFSDRFDAKARINANLSSVIGVEQLDVYPGLSLGLHNFGGHVGGRYFFTDGFGVFTEIGFPIAKYGSNNDVFDHLNNQTTFSLGASFNL from the coding sequence ATGAAAAAGATCATCACACTTTTGTTTTTAGTATCATTTGGAATTACACAAGCGCAACAAGCTTTTAAAGGAAAAGGCGATATTAAAGTTAACGTAGGGGCGAATCTTCAAGATGGTGGTTCAGGAATTCAAGGATCAGTTGATTTTGGTTTAGGAGAAAATTTCTCTTTTGGTTTTGTTGCTAATTATTTATTAGGCGTTGATAATTTTAATGGTTTTTACCACAATAACCCAACTCCATACACTGATAAAAAACCAGATTTCAGCGATCGTTTTGATGCTAAAGCAAGAATTAATGCAAATTTAAGCAGCGTTATTGGTGTTGAACAACTAGATGTATATCCTGGTTTAAGTTTAGGATTACACAATTTTGGTGGACATGTTGGTGGTCGTTACTTTTTTACTGACGGATTTGGTGTTTTCACAGAAATTGGATTCCCAATTGCAAAATATGGTAGTAATAATGATGTATTCGATCATTTAAATAATCAAACTACTTTTAGTTTAGGAGCTTCTTTTAATTTATAA
- a CDS encoding PAS domain-containing protein, whose protein sequence is MKSNKFEEASSRHSLPIMAWEFHCEYLRELKAVLTDLKKMKKISDQFAWNDVNLDIKDRIQDEVVLVTDVDLKIVFASNGLKKMTGYKEEEVLGKTPRMFQGPTTCKTAVEEMREAVKLQIPFEKTIQNYRKDGRVYKCKINASPVFNIKGKLTHFIAFEKNLSA, encoded by the coding sequence ATGAAAAGTAATAAATTTGAAGAAGCTTCAAGTCGTCATTCACTGCCAATTATGGCATGGGAATTTCATTGTGAATATTTGAGAGAACTAAAAGCTGTTTTGACTGATTTGAAGAAAATGAAAAAGATTTCGGATCAATTTGCCTGGAATGACGTTAATCTTGATATTAAAGATCGAATTCAGGACGAAGTTGTTTTGGTTACAGACGTAGATCTCAAAATTGTTTTTGCTTCAAATGGACTAAAAAAAATGACGGGTTACAAAGAAGAAGAGGTTCTTGGGAAAACACCTAGAATGTTTCAGGGACCAACAACGTGTAAAACTGCTGTAGAAGAAATGAGAGAAGCAGTTAAATTGCAAATCCCGTTTGAAAAAACAATTCAAAACTACAGAAAAGACGGCCGAGTTTATAAATGTAAAATCAATGCTTCGCCGGTTTTTAATATAAAAGGAAAATTAACGCATTTCATCGCTTTCGAAAAAAATCTAAGCGCGTAG
- a CDS encoding TonB-dependent receptor, translating to MRKKLQIVLTAILTLSSTLFFAQNHEIKGTITNESGNPLEFATVLIKGTQTNTTTDALGKFTVTAATNNPTLIVSLFGYQTKELVAKDHFVDVQLALENNSLDEIVVVGSRNPKKSKLETAVPVDVVNLAKIRNITPQTTTNDILTYMIPSFNSNRQSSSDGTEHIDPASLRGLGPDQVLVLVNGKRRHTTSLVNYQNTVGNGSVGTDLSAIPASSIKRIEVLRDGAAAQYGSDAIAGVINLVLKDNAGLEVNATYGSTSRDDGQTTNVNLNYGAKIGNKGGFINLTGEFNNREKTNRSQNNNLIIFDQSAQGNFFAYDFAENPAQSRQIDDDLLAQNGLKRDDFNFQIGDAKIKNIQGFFNTSIPLNDQIEFYAFGGVSHRNGTGYGFRRLPSETENVVTSIFPFGFQPELNSVVTDLSSSVGFKFKFGEWKLDVSNTIGENKFIYDVSNTNNVSLGDNSPTDFKAGNHSFLQNTVNADISRLYKDVFHGLNVAFGGEYRFEKYKIVPGEEASYIDGGAQSFPGFSPLNAVNENRNSVGVYADVEADVTEKLLIGIAGRYEDFTDFGNTINGKLSARYKILDNLFVRGAISTGFRAPSLHQQFFNNIATDVVDGQLLNSGIFRNDSQVAKELGIPKLKEETSRNYSFGIVFSPTKKLHITADYYHIRIDNRIILTGNLGNDAYGEPVPALRDLFAQYGAQTGRFFTNAINTTTNGVDVVIDYDLNVGPGKMNLSLLYNYNDNKVDDKLNNIPPLFIGQEDVYYGPQERSLIESNTPKHKGTFAINYSLTKWNFLLRNTYFGEVIRDGFPFGGIQKHNGKVVTDLTVAYKLTPKIQIALGANNLFDIFPDKQIYENSYYGVFKYAPVQMGTTGAYYFGRMSFTL from the coding sequence ATGAGAAAAAAATTACAAATTGTGCTAACCGCAATTCTCACTCTATCGAGTACTTTGTTTTTTGCACAAAATCACGAGATAAAAGGAACAATTACAAATGAAAGCGGAAATCCGTTGGAATTTGCGACTGTTCTTATCAAAGGAACTCAAACTAATACGACAACCGATGCTTTAGGAAAATTTACTGTAACTGCTGCAACAAATAACCCTACGCTTATCGTATCGCTATTTGGCTATCAAACGAAAGAATTGGTGGCAAAAGATCATTTTGTTGATGTACAATTGGCTTTGGAAAACAATAGTCTTGACGAAATTGTAGTTGTAGGAAGTAGAAATCCTAAGAAAAGTAAACTTGAAACTGCAGTTCCTGTTGATGTTGTGAACTTGGCTAAAATCAGAAATATAACGCCACAGACTACTACAAACGATATTTTGACGTATATGATTCCGTCTTTTAATTCAAACAGACAATCTTCATCGGATGGAACGGAACATATTGATCCGGCTTCTTTGAGAGGTTTAGGTCCTGATCAGGTTTTGGTTTTGGTAAATGGAAAAAGAAGACATACTACTTCATTGGTAAATTATCAAAATACGGTTGGAAACGGTTCTGTTGGTACAGATTTAAGTGCGATTCCGGCTTCGTCAATAAAACGTATTGAAGTTTTGCGCGATGGTGCGGCAGCTCAATATGGTTCTGATGCGATTGCGGGTGTAATCAATTTGGTTTTAAAAGATAACGCGGGTCTTGAAGTGAACGCAACTTATGGTTCAACATCTCGAGATGATGGCCAGACTACAAATGTGAACTTAAACTACGGAGCGAAAATTGGAAATAAAGGTGGTTTTATCAACTTAACCGGAGAATTTAATAATCGTGAAAAGACAAATCGTTCTCAAAATAACAACCTGATTATCTTTGATCAATCGGCACAAGGAAATTTCTTTGCTTATGATTTTGCTGAAAATCCGGCGCAATCTCGTCAAATTGATGATGATTTATTAGCTCAAAACGGGTTGAAACGTGATGATTTCAATTTTCAGATTGGAGATGCAAAAATCAAAAACATTCAGGGATTCTTTAATACTTCTATTCCGTTAAACGATCAAATCGAATTTTATGCTTTTGGCGGCGTGAGTCACAGAAACGGAACGGGTTACGGTTTTAGACGTTTACCAAGCGAAACTGAAAATGTTGTTACTTCTATTTTCCCTTTCGGATTTCAACCGGAACTAAATTCTGTTGTAACGGATCTTTCGTCTTCTGTAGGTTTTAAATTTAAGTTTGGAGAATGGAAACTGGACGTGAGTAATACTATTGGTGAAAACAAGTTTATTTACGATGTATCGAACACAAACAACGTTTCCTTAGGTGACAATAGTCCAACAGATTTTAAGGCCGGAAATCACTCGTTTTTGCAAAACACAGTTAATGCCGATATTTCTCGATTGTATAAAGATGTTTTTCATGGTTTGAATGTTGCTTTTGGTGGTGAATATCGTTTTGAAAAATACAAAATTGTTCCAGGCGAAGAAGCTTCATATATTGACGGCGGAGCGCAATCATTCCCTGGATTTTCTCCTTTGAATGCTGTAAACGAAAACAGAAACAGCGTTGGCGTTTATGCTGATGTTGAAGCTGACGTTACCGAGAAATTATTAATTGGGATTGCAGGTCGCTACGAAGATTTTACTGATTTTGGAAATACTATTAACGGAAAATTATCTGCGAGATATAAAATCTTAGACAATCTTTTTGTTCGTGGCGCTATTAGTACAGGTTTTAGAGCACCATCTTTACACCAACAATTCTTCAATAACATCGCAACAGATGTTGTTGACGGACAACTCCTAAATTCAGGTATTTTTAGAAATGACAGCCAAGTTGCTAAAGAACTGGGAATTCCTAAATTGAAAGAGGAGACTTCAAGGAACTATAGTTTTGGTATTGTTTTTTCTCCAACAAAAAAATTACATATCACGGCTGATTATTACCATATTAGAATTGACAACAGAATTATCCTTACAGGAAATTTAGGAAATGATGCTTACGGAGAACCTGTTCCGGCGCTTCGTGATTTGTTTGCTCAATATGGCGCTCAAACGGGTCGCTTCTTTACGAATGCAATCAACACAACTACAAACGGAGTCGATGTTGTTATTGATTATGACTTGAATGTTGGTCCGGGAAAAATGAATCTTTCGCTATTGTACAACTACAATGATAACAAAGTTGATGATAAATTGAATAATATTCCGCCTTTGTTTATTGGTCAGGAAGATGTGTATTATGGTCCGCAGGAAAGAAGTTTGATCGAATCGAATACGCCTAAACATAAAGGTACTTTCGCAATTAATTATAGTTTAACGAAATGGAATTTCTTATTGAGAAACACTTATTTCGGCGAAGTAATTCGTGATGGTTTCCCTTTTGGAGGAATCCAGAAACATAACGGAAAAGTGGTTACTGATTTAACTGTTGCTTATAAATTAACTCCAAAAATTCAGATTGCTTTGGGAGCAAATAACTTATTTGATATTTTCCCGGACAAACAAATTTACGAAAACAGCTACTACGGAGTATTTAAATATGCGCCGGTTCAAATGGGAACTACCGGAGCTTATTACTTTGGACGTATGAGTTTTACACTATAA
- a CDS encoding CoA transferase subunit B: MLTKEDIAKRIAKEVKDRYFVNLGIGIPTLVANYVREDIAVEFQSENGVLGMGPFPFAGEEDADIINAGKQTITTLPGASFFDSAFSFGMIRSQKVDLTILGAMEVSENGDIANWKIPGKMVKGMGGAMDLVASAENIIVAMMHVNKSGESKILKKCTLPLTGVGCVKKVVTELAVLEVTEKGFKLLERAPGISVEHIIASTEAELIIEGDIPEMDIR, from the coding sequence ATGTTAACAAAAGAAGATATTGCAAAACGAATTGCAAAAGAAGTAAAAGATAGATATTTCGTGAATCTTGGAATTGGGATTCCGACGTTGGTTGCCAATTATGTGAGAGAAGATATTGCGGTTGAATTTCAAAGTGAAAACGGTGTTCTGGGAATGGGACCATTTCCTTTTGCCGGAGAAGAAGACGCCGATATTATCAACGCTGGAAAACAAACCATTACAACATTGCCGGGAGCGAGTTTCTTTGATTCTGCTTTTAGTTTTGGAATGATTCGCAGTCAAAAAGTAGATTTAACTATTCTGGGAGCAATGGAAGTTTCAGAAAATGGTGATATTGCAAACTGGAAGATTCCGGGAAAAATGGTAAAAGGAATGGGAGGCGCTATGGATTTAGTGGCTTCCGCCGAAAATATTATCGTTGCAATGATGCACGTAAATAAATCAGGCGAATCTAAAATACTAAAAAAGTGTACTTTGCCATTAACAGGCGTAGGTTGCGTAAAAAAGGTTGTAACGGAGCTTGCGGTTTTGGAAGTGACTGAGAAAGGTTTTAAACTTTTAGAACGAGCGCCAGGTATTTCTGTTGAGCATATTATTGCATCAACAGAAGCTGAATTAATTATTGAAGGTGATATTCCGGAAATGGATATTAGATAA
- the bla gene encoding class A beta-lactamase, subclass A2 produces MKRFSVILFSFLSFQMFAQTTNELRQQLNQIIASKNATVGISIKSIEDKDTLSINGNLKAPLMSVFKFHIALAVLNLVDEGKLSLTQEIFVKKRDLHEDTWSPMKEDYPDGNVKLTLDKILRYTVSHSDNNGCDILIDLVGGTKVVQKFINKQGIKDFVIKVNEEQMKNWKNLYINTTTPLAATQLLEKFYKGEILKEATTKYLYQIMVETSRGLTWLKAGLPENTELAHRTGISGTNDANLRVAMNDIGIVKLPNGKHFIISVFLKNITESKEDTEKIIADIARATWNYFTKNEKTN; encoded by the coding sequence ATGAAGAGATTCTCTGTAATTCTGTTTTCGTTTCTGTCTTTTCAGATGTTTGCTCAAACAACAAATGAACTTCGGCAACAATTGAATCAGATTATTGCAAGTAAAAATGCGACAGTCGGAATATCTATAAAAAGCATTGAAGATAAAGATACTTTAAGTATTAACGGAAACTTAAAAGCTCCTTTGATGAGTGTTTTTAAATTTCATATTGCGTTGGCTGTTTTGAATTTGGTTGATGAAGGCAAGCTTTCATTGACACAGGAGATTTTCGTTAAAAAGAGAGATTTGCATGAAGATACCTGGAGTCCGATGAAGGAAGATTATCCGGATGGAAATGTGAAGTTGACTTTGGATAAAATATTGAGATATACCGTTTCACATAGCGATAATAACGGATGTGATATACTTATTGATTTAGTTGGCGGCACAAAAGTGGTGCAGAAATTTATCAATAAGCAAGGAATAAAAGACTTCGTTATTAAAGTCAACGAAGAACAAATGAAAAACTGGAAGAATCTTTATATCAATACAACGACTCCGTTGGCGGCAACTCAGTTATTAGAAAAATTCTATAAAGGAGAAATTCTAAAAGAAGCCACAACAAAGTATTTGTATCAGATAATGGTAGAAACTTCAAGAGGACTTACGTGGTTGAAAGCGGGACTTCCAGAAAATACTGAATTAGCCCACAGAACAGGAATTTCGGGAACAAATGACGCTAATTTAAGAGTTGCAATGAACGATATCGGAATTGTAAAACTCCCAAACGGAAAACATTTTATAATTTCTGTGTTTTTAAAAAACATCACAGAAAGCAAAGAAGATACAGAGAAGATAATTGCTGATATAGCGAGAGCGACTTGGAATTATTTCACTAAAAATGAAAAAACGAATTAG
- a CDS encoding metallophosphoesterase family protein has protein sequence MRTFVIGDIHGGLLALEQVMKRAEITTQDTLIFLGDYVDGWSQSPQVIDFLIDLKSKQNCICIKGNHDDLLLSWFRNETEEIDETSWYKHGGEATVKAYEKVTPETIKIHIAFLESLEDYYLDEENRLYVHAGFTNVNGITYEYFPKLFFWDRTLWETALSLDPNLKEGDLFYPKRFTLYKEIFIGHTPVTRIGETVPVQKANVWNVDTGAAFKGPLTMMNVETKEFYQSDPLNELYFDEKGRN, from the coding sequence ATGCGAACATTTGTTATAGGCGACATACACGGCGGATTACTAGCGCTTGAACAAGTGATGAAAAGAGCCGAAATTACTACCCAGGATACTTTGATATTCTTAGGCGATTATGTTGATGGATGGAGCCAGTCGCCACAAGTAATTGATTTTCTGATTGACTTAAAAAGCAAACAAAATTGTATTTGCATTAAAGGAAATCATGATGATTTACTACTGTCATGGTTTAGAAATGAAACTGAAGAAATTGACGAAACTTCGTGGTACAAACACGGTGGTGAAGCAACTGTAAAGGCTTACGAAAAAGTAACTCCCGAAACAATCAAAATTCATATTGCATTTTTAGAATCACTGGAAGATTACTATCTGGACGAAGAAAACCGTTTGTATGTACACGCAGGTTTTACAAACGTGAATGGTATAACGTATGAATATTTCCCTAAATTATTCTTTTGGGACAGAACATTGTGGGAAACGGCACTTTCATTAGATCCAAATCTTAAAGAAGGCGACTTATTTTATCCTAAACGCTTTACTTTATACAAAGAAATCTTTATTGGACATACGCCTGTAACCCGAATTGGTGAAACCGTTCCTGTTCAAAAAGCCAATGTCTGGAATGTAGATACCGGCGCGGCTTTTAAGGGTCCGCTAACAATGATGAATGTCGAAACCAAAGAGTTCTATCAAAGCGATCCGTTAAATGAATTGTATTTCGACGAAAAAGGTAGGAATTAA
- a CDS encoding S-adenosyl-l-methionine hydroxide adenosyltransferase family protein, with protein MKLRLLLFLCAITFNGFSQNNVLVFQSDFGLKDGAVSAMKGVAMGVSTDLKIFDVTHEIPAFNIWEAAYRLSQTAQYYPAGTVFVSVCDPGVGTSRHSVVLLTKSGHYFVTPDNGTLTLIAEQLGIQEVREIDEVKNRRQNSNESYTFHGRDVYAFTGARLASKTITFEEVGPKLPNEVVKIEYQKPVFEKGIIKGGIPILDIQYGNVWTNIDKKTFANLDLKAGDIVKIQIFKGTKKVYDGKLKLVHTFGEVQVGTDVCYFNSLLNFSLAVNQGSFSEKYKIYSGADWSILLSK; from the coding sequence ATGAAATTACGATTATTACTTTTTTTGTGTGCTATTACATTTAATGGTTTTTCACAAAATAACGTATTGGTTTTTCAATCAGATTTTGGTTTGAAAGATGGAGCAGTATCTGCTATGAAAGGGGTTGCGATGGGAGTTTCAACCGATTTGAAAATATTTGATGTAACTCATGAAATCCCTGCATTTAATATTTGGGAAGCAGCATATCGTTTGTCTCAAACGGCACAATATTATCCTGCAGGAACTGTTTTTGTTTCAGTTTGTGATCCGGGAGTTGGTACTTCAAGACATTCAGTTGTTTTATTGACCAAATCAGGACACTATTTTGTAACGCCGGATAACGGAACTTTAACTTTGATCGCAGAACAATTAGGGATTCAGGAAGTTCGTGAAATTGACGAAGTAAAAAACCGTCGTCAGAATTCAAATGAATCTTATACATTTCACGGTCGCGATGTGTACGCTTTTACCGGAGCACGTTTAGCATCAAAAACAATTACGTTTGAAGAAGTTGGACCAAAATTACCAAACGAAGTAGTAAAAATCGAATATCAAAAACCGGTTTTCGAAAAAGGAATTATAAAAGGCGGAATTCCAATTTTAGATATTCAATACGGAAACGTTTGGACAAATATTGACAAAAAGACTTTTGCGAATTTAGATTTGAAAGCTGGAGATATCGTTAAAATCCAGATTTTCAAAGGAACTAAAAAGGTTTATGATGGAAAATTAAAATTGGTACACACTTTTGGAGAAGTTCAGGTTGGTACAGATGTTTGTTATTTTAACAGTCTTTTGAATTTTTCATTAGCAGTAAATCAAGGAAGTTTCTCTGAAAAATATAAAATCTACAGCGGAGCAGATTGGAGTATTTTGCTAAGCAAATAA
- the dinB gene encoding DNA polymerase IV — MSDAPTYRKIIHIDMDAFYASVEQMDNPALRGKPVAVGGSENRGVVSAASYEARKFGVRSAISGVLAKKYCPEIIFVRPRFDRYKEISNKIHQIFHEYTDLVEPLSLDEAYLDVTQNKKGNPSASLLAQEIRMRILNEVGISASAGISVNKFVAKIASDYNKPNGQKTVNPDEVEAFLEELPIRKFYGVGKVTTEKMYQLGIFTGTDLKSKSLEFLEKHFGKSGAFYYKVVRGIHNSEVKSNRITKSVAAEHTFDVNLSSEIFMLEQLDKIAVSLERRLKKHNISGKTVTLKIKYSDFTQQTRSKTLPYFISDKSLIIETVEELLYQERMKDSVRLLGISLSNLNTEEKKAVVVQLKFTF, encoded by the coding sequence ATGTCAGATGCGCCAACATATCGAAAAATTATCCATATTGATATGGATGCTTTTTATGCTTCGGTAGAGCAAATGGATAATCCTGCTTTGCGCGGAAAACCCGTTGCTGTTGGTGGTTCAGAAAATAGAGGAGTAGTTTCGGCAGCAAGTTATGAAGCAAGAAAATTTGGAGTCCGAAGTGCTATAAGTGGTGTTTTAGCTAAAAAATATTGTCCAGAAATTATCTTTGTTCGCCCAAGATTTGATCGATACAAAGAGATTTCGAATAAAATTCATCAGATTTTTCACGAATATACAGATTTGGTTGAGCCACTTTCGCTTGACGAAGCTTATCTTGATGTAACTCAGAATAAAAAAGGAAATCCAAGTGCCAGTTTGCTTGCGCAGGAAATCAGAATGCGAATTTTGAATGAAGTTGGAATTTCAGCTTCAGCGGGAATTTCGGTAAATAAATTTGTAGCCAAAATTGCTAGTGATTATAACAAACCAAACGGACAAAAAACGGTAAATCCGGATGAAGTCGAGGCTTTTCTGGAAGAATTACCAATCAGGAAGTTTTACGGCGTTGGAAAAGTGACGACGGAAAAAATGTACCAATTGGGAATTTTTACCGGAACAGATTTAAAAAGTAAATCGCTGGAATTTTTGGAGAAACACTTCGGAAAATCTGGAGCTTTTTATTATAAAGTGGTTCGAGGAATCCATAATAGTGAAGTAAAATCAAACCGAATTACCAAATCTGTTGCGGCAGAACATACTTTTGATGTGAATTTATCTTCGGAGATTTTTATGTTGGAACAACTTGATAAAATTGCCGTTTCATTAGAAAGACGACTAAAAAAACACAATATCTCCGGAAAAACTGTAACTCTAAAAATTAAATACAGTGATTTTACACAACAAACAAGAAGCAAAACCTTGCCTTATTTTATCTCAGATAAAAGTCTGATTATAGAAACAGTAGAAGAATTATTGTATCAGGAACGTATGAAAGATTCTGTTCGATTGCTCGGGATTTCGTTAAGTAATCTAAATACCGAAGAAAAAAAGGCGGTTGTTGTACAGCTTAAATTTACCTTTTGA
- a CDS encoding M4 family metallopeptidase, protein MERKLPKIMAGTVVILTFSLSGFAQNTDKRVSQKSVSENGQPSLITFSEKSSYKETDYNTVFKEQLGLKENQSFSKVKKESDKEGFTHEKFQLYEQGVKVEFANYTIHSKGGKVVSMNGEFYALENVKTTPKLSSQAAFDKAIAYTGAKQYLWETPADAAAMDYKKPKGELVLLPSMDDQGKERKTDKVRLAYKFDIYATKPLSRGDLYIDAQTGEALFYNATIKHLGENSHGRFISAAAKEQNKNATSKMAIVAANAATRYSGTQTIQTTLSGSSYILSDGTRGNGVQTYNSAKTATYPTTNFTDADNNWTAAEYNNTNKDNGALDAHWGAEMTYDYWSAVHGRNSYDNAGAKIKSYVHYNLVAAGYPDNNNAFWNGSVMTYGDGTGTGGFDILTALDVAGHEIGHAVCTYTANLAYQKESGAMNEAFSDIWGACIEYRAAPTKSTWLVGEDIERRSGHLALRSMSDPNSEGQPDTYGGTYWVNVNCTPTNNNDQCGVHTNSGVLNHWFYILSVGKSGTNDIGNAYNVTGITIDKAAKIAFRLESVYLTSNSTYANARTSGIQSAIDLYGAGSAEVIATTNAFYAVGVGAAYSGSTDTVAPSAPTALAAAGTTGSSTNLTWTASTDNVAVTGYDIYQGATLKGSSTTTSYTVTGLTALTAYTFTVKAKDAAGNVSAASNAVNVTTTAASVTYCTSKGNSATDERISKVVFGTINKTSTATTGYEDFTATSTNAARGTAYTITITPTWTSSVYSEGYAVFIDYNQDGDFSDSGETVYTKAASTASTATGSITIPATATLGTTRLRVSMKYNAIPTSCESFSYGQVEDYTINITASGAIASEDIAAGLVETVETSSFALYPNPVGGELNVSFANSEGYSFRIINTLGQQLKTGQLSGNLVDVSNLSTGIYIIELNKGDKRIVKKFVKK, encoded by the coding sequence ATGGAAAGAAAATTACCAAAAATTATGGCCGGAACAGTTGTTATTCTTACATTTTCGCTATCAGGATTTGCACAGAATACCGACAAAAGAGTAAGTCAGAAAAGTGTGTCTGAAAACGGACAGCCAAGTTTAATCACATTTAGTGAAAAATCCAGTTACAAGGAAACAGATTATAATACTGTTTTCAAGGAACAATTAGGATTAAAAGAGAATCAGTCTTTTTCTAAGGTTAAAAAAGAATCAGACAAAGAAGGTTTTACGCATGAAAAGTTTCAATTGTATGAACAAGGAGTTAAAGTAGAATTTGCGAATTATACGATTCACTCCAAAGGCGGAAAAGTAGTTTCGATGAATGGAGAGTTTTATGCACTCGAAAATGTCAAAACAACGCCAAAATTGTCAAGTCAGGCAGCTTTTGACAAAGCGATTGCCTACACAGGAGCAAAACAGTATTTATGGGAAACTCCTGCAGATGCTGCCGCAATGGACTATAAAAAACCAAAAGGTGAACTTGTTTTACTTCCGTCAATGGATGACCAGGGAAAGGAAAGAAAAACCGATAAAGTTCGCTTAGCCTATAAGTTTGATATTTATGCCACAAAACCATTGAGTCGTGGAGATCTTTATATCGATGCTCAAACCGGAGAAGCTTTGTTTTATAATGCAACAATAAAACATTTGGGCGAAAATAGCCATGGAAGATTTATTTCGGCTGCAGCCAAAGAACAAAACAAAAACGCTACTTCAAAAATGGCAATTGTTGCTGCAAATGCTGCGACTCGTTATAGCGGAACTCAAACTATCCAGACAACTTTAAGCGGATCTTCGTATATTTTATCTGATGGTACTCGCGGAAATGGAGTTCAAACTTACAATTCGGCAAAAACAGCGACTTATCCAACAACAAACTTTACGGATGCAGATAATAACTGGACAGCAGCAGAGTATAATAATACAAACAAAGATAATGGAGCGCTTGATGCACATTGGGGAGCTGAAATGACTTATGATTATTGGTCAGCTGTACACGGAAGAAACAGTTATGACAATGCCGGAGCAAAAATCAAAAGTTATGTGCATTATAACTTAGTGGCAGCAGGATATCCGGATAATAATAACGCATTCTGGAACGGAAGTGTTATGACTTACGGTGACGGAACAGGAACAGGAGGATTTGATATCTTAACAGCACTTGATGTTGCGGGTCACGAAATTGGTCATGCGGTTTGTACATATACTGCAAATTTGGCTTATCAAAAAGAATCCGGAGCGATGAACGAAGCATTCTCTGATATTTGGGGAGCTTGTATCGAATATCGCGCTGCGCCAACAAAATCGACTTGGTTAGTAGGGGAAGATATCGAAAGAAGAAGCGGGCATTTAGCTTTACGTTCAATGAGCGATCCAAATTCTGAAGGACAGCCGGACACTTATGGCGGAACTTATTGGGTAAACGTAAACTGTACACCAACAAATAACAATGACCAATGTGGTGTTCATACCAACTCTGGCGTATTAAATCACTGGTTTTATATTTTGTCTGTAGGTAAATCAGGAACAAATGATATTGGAAACGCGTATAACGTAACAGGAATCACAATTGACAAAGCAGCAAAAATTGCTTTCCGTTTAGAAAGTGTGTATTTAACTTCGAACTCTACTTATGCAAATGCAAGAACTTCAGGAATCCAATCGGCTATTGACTTGTACGGTGCAGGTTCTGCAGAAGTTATCGCAACAACAAATGCATTTTATGCAGTAGGAGTTGGAGCTGCATATTCAGGATCTACAGATACAGTTGCTCCAAGTGCTCCAACAGCTCTTGCTGCAGCTGGAACAACAGGATCAAGTACTAATTTGACTTGGACAGCTTCTACAGATAATGTAGCTGTAACCGGATATGATATTTACCAAGGAGCAACTCTAAAAGGTTCTTCTACAACAACAAGTTATACCGTAACGGGATTAACAGCTTTGACAGCTTATACTTTTACAGTTAAAGCCAAAGATGCCGCAGGAAATGTTTCAGCAGCAAGTAATGCTGTAAATGTTACAACAACTGCTGCTTCAGTTACTTATTGTACATCAAAAGGAAATAGTGCTACAGACGAGAGAATCTCTAAAGTTGTTTTTGGAACTATCAATAAAACTTCTACAGCAACAACTGGATATGAAGATTTTACAGCTACTTCTACAAATGCAGCAAGAGGAACTGCATATACAATAACAATTACGCCAACATGGACTTCATCTGTTTACAGCGAAGGATATGCTGTTTTTATTGACTACAATCAAGATGGTGATTTTTCAGATTCAGGCGAAACTGTTTATACAAAAGCAGCTTCAACAGCTTCAACAGCAACAGGATCAATTACGATTCCTGCAACTGCAACTCTTGGAACAACAAGACTTAGAGTTTCGATGAAATACAATGCAATTCCAACATCTTGTGAATCTTTCTCTTATGGCCAAGTAGAAGATTATACTATAAACATAACTGCTTCAGGCGCAATTGCAAGTGAAGATATTGCTGCAGGATTAGTGGAAACAGTTGAAACTTCAAGTTTTGCTTTATATCCAAATCCGGTTGGAGGTGAATTGAATGTTTCGTTTGCAAATAGCGAAGGTTATTCATTTAGAATCATAAATACATTAGGTCAGCAATTAAAAACTGGTCAACTTTCTGGAAATCTTGTTGATGTAAGCAACTTGAGTACTGGGATTTATATCATCGAATTGAATAAAGGTGACAAAAGAATCGTTAAGAAATTTGTTAAGAAGTAA